The Aspergillus fumigatus Af293 chromosome 5, whole genome shotgun sequence nucleotide sequence CTTACCTTCAGGGGATTCCGTTGGTGTGAAGATCCCGAAGCAAGAAGTACGAGCCTTGTTAGCATCAGCCCGTCAAACATGCATTTCGGCTACGGTAGACAAGCCTGCCCTGGCCGTTTCTTCGCTGCGAACACGAACAAGGCAATCTTGGGTCGCTTGATTGCAGACTACGAGTTCAAATTTGAGGGCGACAACAACAAAAGACCGAGGAACCTCACCCTTGGGGAGCAGATTATGCCCAACATGCACACCAAAATCCTTCTTAAGAAGAGGGCCTTTGTTTAATAGGGAAAGACTGGAGTTATGGCAGAGGTTTTGGGTTTTCACTTGAACGTATGGTATGGTGAAGGAGTTTTCGAGGAAGGATAGATGGTCAGGCTGGATATTGCTTTTTGGTTTTTGAATTTTTGAATCTCCACTCATTTACTGGGCGCCTATGGGCACTGGCATCTCCATTATTTTGTTTATTTTCCATGCTACCTCTTGCAGACGAAGAAAATACAAATGAAACATCTGATTATCTCAGCTATCCGATCCAGTATATCAGATATCAATATGTGAAGAGGTATGTGTAAAATAGCTAAAAGATAGCCACCGCATTAGGAGGACTGGCTACGCCCCCAGGAACCTGTTGATATAACAGCGATCTTGTCAGTAAAATCCCTCACCCACCATTCTAAAACACAACATAACAACCTCACTCACCTTCAATGGCACACTCGACAGGAAGAAACTCCACCGATTCATCTTCGCACAATACTCCGCCACTTTCTCGAGATCAAAATACTCCCCAATCGGCATCCCCCAGCCAGCCAGCAACCACTGGTGTAGCTGGAACTCCGGCGGACCTTGAGGGCCCGCGATGGGTGAAGGCTCGAAACTAGGCGAGTCACTCGCTACGGCAGCAAACTGATTCTCCCACAGCCAACGGAGAGTAGCCTCTCCGGCCTCAAGACCTGCAAATTGAGGCGTTTCACGCTGAGAGATGGCCAGCTCTTCGTCCGGGGAGAGCTTGTCGTAGGCGGCTGTGAAGCCTgtgcggaggaagaggatatCTCCGGGGCGAAATCGGATGTCGTTTTCTTCGACGATCTGCTTGATTGCAGAGAGGGGGATCTTGGTTGTGTTGAAAGGGCTGAGGGGGATCGAGTTCTTCGTTGCCCATGAGGCGTAGTCAATTAGCACGCCTCTTCCGACAATCCCGCCGTGCTTGACCCATGCTAGAGGCTGTTAGTTGGAAGTAAGTCGAATTATATATGGCAGACTTACCGTCAATGCCGATCACAGGGGAGATTTTCAAGTCCTCCAGTGAATGCCCATTAAAGTAGCGCTTGTGTCTATGGTTCCCTGCCGCACAATCCGTCTGTCAGCCTACTCCTCTTCCTGGCATCGGCGTGTCGGTGCTCAGGGCACAATCTAACCATAATGCCTAAATCCATCCCATTGCGTGCTACACTGCGTATTGAAgacaaggatatcatcattgacAATCCGTGGCGCCTTGTTTACCAACTCCCGTGCAAACGGCTTGCGCCCGAAACTGGGGTTTTTGATTCGGTCGAGTGGCAGATCAAGCGAGAATCGTACGCCGTCTCGAATCTCCTCTGCTGCTGCCCTGCGCACTGTCTCGGGAGTGAGAAGGTTCAGCATCCCCAGCTCGTTGTTCTTCCCAAATAGACCCCATGCGTTCCCTGGTGGTCCTGAGGGGTCGATGGTGAGGTTATCAAAGGTGGGTAGAGGGGTTACAGATGCCATGTCCCTATACTTTTCAGGAATACGACGCAGATGATTATAGAAGTAGACATTCAACTGAgtgaggaagaggactgCAATAATAGACGATGCACCATTTTCCATATCTCCCCGCATCTAGGAGCTACCCCAAAGATACTCCAAATATCCGGTTGGTCGATTGTTCCCACTACGGGTGCGGATATTTCTCCACGTCCCCAGCGCGGATTACCATGGGGGAGAATGTTTAACAGATGATAACCTCTCAAGACTTAActatggaagagaagaatgtTAGGTCGCTAGACATTTGACTGATGATGCACATGACTGCTCTCCATACTAAATTTATCTATGGCCATCTATGTCGTATGCCACAAAGCCAGTCAATCGACAGAGAAGTTACCGTCAAGTTTCAACACCCCAACCATGTCATAACCGAGATATGATAACTTGTAAAAAGTCCAACTGGAGCACCAAAACAGACCGTTTACTTAGTGCTTATAGTAGCtgcacctcttcctcggtgaCTACCCCTTCCTCTGGACCCGCTTCCTCTATCTGGCCCGTGGAAACCACCGCGGCCCCCACGTCCACCGCCACGTCCACCACCACGATTCAATGCCTTGGGAGGCGGCACCTGGGAGTAATTCTTAGGTCGGAAGTGAGGGTTGTTTCTAACCACACCTGCCTCGGGGTTGCTGTTATCCACCGATACATACCCCGCACGAGTACGGTACATGCCTCCACGACCCCTGCCGCCGCGTTGTTCAGCGCCGTCACCGCTGCTAGGGTGGGGGCGGATTGGTAAAGTAGTCTGCGGCGATCCTCCGTTCGCCGCACCGCGACCTCCACGTCCCCTATGAGAAGCACTATTTCCTCGTGTATTACTCAAGCCCGAGACAACGCCACGGTACGAGTTTGtcaatggaggaggagccgcAGCCTCCTTCAGCTGGCCCAGCCCATTAGGGCCAAGCGGAGCACCGTATCCTGCCACAGTCAAAGGCGAAGGTTGGCTCTGTGCCTGTTGACTGGCGGCAGCCCGTGTGCTGGCGAGTAATTGACGATAGGAAACATTGAGAACGGACGATGCCAAGACAGTTTGGCCACGGAATGGGGAGCAGCGGTCTCCCAGAGTGGTTCCGCTCATGAAAGAAACATCAAAGACAACGTCAAGCAACATGGCTCGGGGCGTCCGAGTGAGGCCGACAACTGTTCCTCGAGTAGCAATGGGCACCTTCCCAGAATCTTGCGCGTAGACCACACGATCTCCAAGCTTGAAAGTTTGATTCTGCAAACGCTGCTCGACATCCGAAGGTCGCAGAAGCGCGCTTCGGGGGACACCTCTGATCTTCTTAGGTTGCATAGGAGGTTGACTCTGCACGAGTCGATCCGCGTCCTGTTCAATCAACTTCACAACATCAGAATCCAACTGCTCAGCCTCAAGAGGAACCCTCTCGAAATTTTTGGCTTCCATCGCTTTGAGCCAATCTCTGatttccttcatcttcacaAGGGCAACGTCCTCCGGGTAGAAATCTGTCGGCTGGTAACGGTCCTTCTGAGGGTTACGTTGGATACCAGCAATAAACTCTGGAAATTTAATCATGTACTGTTGGAGAAGGTCGACTGCCTTCGGACTGAATTCCCAGCCAGACTCCCCACGACGGGAGTAGCCAAGGACTTTCTGTTTTCTGGCTTCGAACTTGAGATTCAGACCCAAATTGACGCGCTGCCCCTCTATGTCAACAGAGAATGAGGAGGTGATCTTTGCCAACACCAACGGATTCAAACGCAGGCTGCGAGCAATGGCAAATGAGGGCATATAGGGACATAGCCTCTCCGCTTCTCTAGCGCGATCTCTCCCAAACTCTGGCTCGCGGCCCTTGATTGCAGCAATCAACCCATTGACCTTGCCGTCTTCGTGTCCTGTGATATGCACCGGTCTACCATAATTGAAATCGCCCAAGAAAAAGGCACGCGAGCCTTCGGGGAATTCTTTCTCGATGGGTAGGGCATCACGTTCGATGAAGCGCTCATCGGGGTTGATAACTTCGTCCACGACGAGCTGTAGCGCATAGTCGGTTTCCTGCCCCGGAATATCGGCGAATTCCTTAATTGTAGCACCCTCGTCTGTTTTGATCAAACCCTTGAGAAGTTGAACGTGCACCATTGACTCAACGGGGCCAATAATAGTGCCAAGTCTGCGACTGTATATCCCTTCGATCTTATctgcctttttcttccactGATCAATTTGAGCCTCAGTGTGAGGAATCGAGACCACATGATTCTCTCCTTCCGGAAGGAGATAATCGAACAGCTCATCAGATACACGGATGACAAGAGCTTCCTGCAGAAAGGGGTATCCGACAAAGACACGCTTCCCAAGCTTCTGCTTAGCCAGCTCAATATTCGACCTGCTGCCCGGGTCAAGTACCGTGATAACCATACTCTCGTTGCGACTCTCCTGTTGGAAAACGCACACGCCGTGAAAACCAAGCTGGCCTACGTGCGGCAGAGTCTTCAAACTTGGGAAACCAGCCAATGCAGCCGCTCCAAGTTGGACACCCTCGACCAATCCAATATAAGGTTCCAAGCCATCCATGGTAGGCAGGTCAAAAATATTCTCAATGCAATGGCAACTGGGAATATCAGGGAAGACACCAGGGAGAGATGAAGGGTAGGTGAAGTTCACTTCCGGTGAGTAAGTAAACTTGAGACTAACCCCAAACCCATTTCGCGCTTTTTCTTCCGGAGTCAAGAGGTGCTCTCTGGTGGCAAGAGCTTCCAAGAGGCGACGTTCATCAATAAACGGAATCTTGACAACAGCTTCCcattccatcttcttgccgttcATATCCAATTCGAATTCACGCGGATAGAAGTCGATGATGGGAGATTCTGGGGACGTCATTAAGTCCCGGAACGCGGCAGGCACAATTTGCTTGCTTCGGTCAGGTAAGACACCCATGAGCTGCTCGTACGGCTTGAACGGTTGGCCTAGTTTAAAATTCATGTCCGCGTTCAGACCCTTGATCACATCTAGTCATGGTCAGCAAACGAATGAGATGCTCAGGAAAGCTGTGGTAGACGACTGGGAGGAGCAAAGTTATTATGTCAGATGAGTAGCCAGCACGTACCAGAAATCATGGGCGCATAATGATACTTGAAGAACCATGGCCAAGACGCAATACCCCTGTAATAATAATACAGAACCCATTGAAGACCTTGCACATAATTTTCCGTCAGTTTCCGCAATTCCTCGTGATTGTCGAGACCCCATCCAAATTTGCTCATGTAATACTTGTCTTTCCAGTCCTGGAATTTTTCCTCATACTTCTTCTCTGCTGCTTTCTGAGCTTCCTCGGGGGAAATCTCCTGGACCTTCGCATTGTCATATCTCCGAATGACACGCTGTACGGCCATAGAtgcctcttcatcttcctcctcttcgctgtcgtcatcctcgttgaCAGGGAGCTGAAGTCTGATGAATCGGTCTCCGTGCTCGTCCGCAACTGTGGTCCATGGTAATCGCAGGTCGTCTGCAAGTTGCTCCACAAATTTGCGATCACGAGCCGGTAGTGTGGGAGAAAGGTCTAGAGGTTTTGAACCTGATGCCTTCTCAGGCCTGTTCAAAACGTacttcttgatttctttgaAAAGCTCCTTCTGGGCTGGCGTGAGAGTCAAGCCCTTTGGCTTCTCTTGAAACTCAGAACCGTTCGCGACGCCATTCCGTTTGGCATTAATCCACCTCGCGTCAGAGTATTCGGCTTCAAAGAAGCGAAACTCAACATCACTCAGAGCTTCAATAAGCATGCCGAGGCGCTTCAGGTTGATGACACCTCCCTCGTTGACGTAACCACCCATTTTTGGCAAGACGTCCTTGTAAATCTTGAACATTAGCGAGAGGGCTCCCTCGTTGATGTGCAGATTAGGAAGATTAGGCAAGAAATCGTTCCCAACGAAGAAAGCCATCAGGATGAAGTCATCGATGACCCTTTCCATATCGAAGGGGAAATCCAGAACTCCCTCCTGTTCTAATTCCTGAAACTCCAATTCCAGGTATTCTCGAACCATACAAAGATGCAAGAGGTAGAAGTTTTGGTGCTCAAGTTCCTTAGGCTTCTTCTGGACTTGGCGACCAAATGTTACCTCCTCACGAAGGAGACAGAAATGAGGATCATGACTAAGAAGGCCCAACATGATCAAGTCCGCATCAAGACCATAGAGACAGTGACGAATGTTGGGGTCATACCCTGGCTGTGCTTTCGCATGCCGGATATACTCCATGATCTTATGTTCACCTTCTCCCGGTACCTCATGACCCGACAGCACAATATCTACCCCTTGCCAATCTTTATCCTCTGAGATTTTCTTGTTGATAAAATACTTCAGTTGTTGCGTCAGCTTTGCCATGAACTCCGTACCGGGAGTGATGCAGTTGCTGTCGAATGGATCCTCTTTCGGCATCTCGATTCCCTGGGCTATGGCCTTCTCCTTTGCCACCTCAGCGTCCAGGGCTGTTCTAAACCGTCTCGCACGCTGTTGATTCATCTTCGCGCGTGGAGCGACACCGTCAACCGCCATGAAGAACAATTTCCTTGGCTTGATCTTGCCGTACAGATGCTCGATATAGTTGAAGATCGCTATAAACATCTTATCCTCCGTCATGCGAAACGTGGGAGAATCGCTGTCTTTATGTGTACAATTATGAATAATACCGTTCATGTCGAGATAAAGCGCATCGAATTCAGGTATCCGATTCTCCGCGATCAACATGGAGATCGTGGGATAGCGCTCGCTGAGCCAGCGGAAGAACTTGGGAACACCCATGGCGAATGAATGCGAAGTTTACTCTAATAAGGATGAAGTAGGTCAGTCAAATCAGCTGCGGCAGCGTCACAGACTGTTGTAGTCGTCGCCGTCGTGACTGGTCGTTAAAACTCGAAGAAGAACCCAAGTTCGGAGGCAAACCATTCACTGAATGGTACTATAGTCGTAGACAAGAAAGGAACGACCGGGTATCTTCAGGGAATGTAAGACACAAAGACGAAGAATAAAAGGAAACAAGACTAGCACTAGAAGCCTAGAAAAGCGAAATAGGCGGCTGAGGCGCCTTCTCCAGAAATAGCAGTTCAAAAATGTTGATATGAATCTGAAGCAGTGACTCCAAGTGACAGCTTTGCGACCTTTActgagtacggagtagagccGGCTCCCGAGGACATTTCGCCAAGCCGCTAATTCTAAAGTGGAATGGCCGATTACGGGCGCCAATTAACGCGCTGCCGACGGGAAGGTCGCGTTTCTCAAGTGAGAGCTCGATGCACAAGTCAAAGCTCTACTCTAACCCCATTGAAGCTCCTATACCTTGCCAATTACCTTGATATCCATTCTTACGCAGGCCAAATCTGTCTATTTGGATTTCAGAGATATTCCGTGCACCAACAGGACATCATGGAGCCCTACGACGACGGTATAATCTCCAGATTACCTCTCTTTGTGCGATAATAACTGACATGTTTCCGTTGCAGCTGTTGTTGAGGAGcatgaggagcaggaagaagagcgtACAGAGGAGAAGATTATCAATGAAGGTATTATAGATCGGCCTCGTTGACTGGCTTCGCTTTCGTTGCGACTAATGCGGACCTTGATCAGAATACAAGACATGGAAGAAAAACGCACCTTTTCTTTACGACATGATCCTTAGCACAGCACTAGAATGGCCCACACTCACAACACAATGGCTTCCCGATAAGCAAGAGTATGTGCATTGCTCACTGCTTCGCACGCAACAGTAAACTGACTCGTTTTCAGGGTCCCGGATAAACCGTATTCTACTCATCGCCTACTGATCGGCACGCACACTTCTAGCGATGCGCAAAATTATTTGCAGATTGCTCATGTCCAACTCCCCAATCCGTCTGCTCCAAATCCGGACGACTACGATGAGGAGCGCGGGGAAATCGGAGGGTACGGCGGCAGCTCTAAGAAGGCGCCCATGGAAATCAAGTTCAACATCGTGCAGAAGATTGATCACAAGGGCGAAGTAAATAAGGCCCGGTATCAGCCACAGAACCCCAACATTATTGCTACCATGTGCACAGATGGCAGGGTCATGGTCTGGGATCGCTCGAAACACCCAAGTCTGCCAACGGGCCAAGTCAACCCTCAGATGGAGCTCATCGGCCATACGAAAGAAGGATTCGGTCTCAGCTGGAGCCCGCATACTGCAGGACAACTTGCTACCGGTAGCGAGGATAAGACAGTCCGAATCTGGTAAGAAAATTGTATTCGCTCTGCTTGCGCTAGTAACTGAACATTTGGCACAGGGATTTGACGACATATTCAAAGGGCAACAAGTTACTGAAGCCTTCCAGAACTTACACTCACCATTCGTCTATTGTCAACGACGTTCAGtatcatcctcttcactcGTCCCTTATTGGCACTGTATCCGACGACATCACTCTTCAGATTCTAGACATCCGAGAATCGGAGACAACTCGTGCGGCTGCATCTACAGAGGGTCAACACCGCGACGCCATCAATGCCATTGCTTTCAATCCAGCCGCCGAGACCGTTCTAGCAACCGGGTCTGCCGATAAGACAATAGGTCTTTGGGATCTGCGAAA carries:
- the hat2 gene encoding WD repeat RBAP46/RBAP48/MSI1 family protein, with protein sequence MEPYDDAVVEEHEEQEEERTEEKIINEEYKTWKKNAPFLYDMILSTALEWPTLTTQWLPDKQEVPDKPYSTHRLLIGTHTSSDAQNYLQIAHVQLPNPSAPNPDDYDEERGEIGGYGGSSKKAPMEIKFNIVQKIDHKGEVNKARYQPQNPNIIATMCTDGRVMVWDRSKHPSLPTGQVNPQMELIGHTKEGFGLSWSPHTAGQLATGSEDKTVRIWDLTTYSKGNKLLKPSRTYTHHSSIVNDVQYHPLHSSLIGTVSDDITLQILDIRESETTRAAASTEGQHRDAINAIAFNPAAETVLATGSADKTIGLWDLRNLKTKLHSLESHTDSVTSISWHPFEEAVLASASYDRKIAFWDLSRAGEEQTPEDAQDGPPELLFQHGGHTNRISDFSWNLNDPWVLCSAAEDNLLQVWKVADAIVGKDLEDVPTEELEP
- a CDS encoding chromatin-binding exonuclease XRN1, with product MGVPKFFRWLSERYPTISMLIAENRIPEFDALYLDMNGIIHNCTHKDSDSPTFRMTEDKMFIAIFNYIEHLYGKIKPRKLFFMAVDGVAPRAKMNQQRARRFRTALDAEVAKEKAIAQGIEMPKEDPFDSNCITPGTEFMAKLTQQLKYFINKKISEDKDWQGVDIVLSGHEVPGEGEHKIMEYIRHAKAQPGYDPNIRHCLYGLDADLIMLGLLSHDPHFCLLREEVTFGRQVQKKPKELEHQNFYLLHLCMVREYLELEFQELEQEGVLDFPFDMERVIDDFILMAFFVGNDFLPNLPNLHINEGALSLMFKIYKDVLPKMGGYVNEGGVINLKRLGMLIEALSDVEFRFFEAEYSDARWINAKRNGVANGSEFQEKPKGLTLTPAQKELFKEIKKYVLNRPEKASGSKPLDLSPTLPARDRKFVEQLADDLRLPWTTVADEHGDRFIRLQLPVNEDDDSEEEEDEEASMAVQRVIRRYDNAKVQEISPEEAQKAAEKKYEEKFQDWKDKYYMSKFGWGLDNHEELRKLTENYVQGLQWVLYYYYRGIASWPWFFKYHYAPMISDVIKGLNADMNFKLGQPFKPYEQLMGVLPDRSKQIVPAAFRDLMTSPESPIIDFYPREFELDMNGKKMEWEAVVKIPFIDERRLLEALATREHLLTPEEKARNGFGVSLKFTYSPEVNFTYPSSLPGVFPDIPSCHCIENIFDLPTMDGLEPYIGLVEGVQLGAAALAGFPSLKTLPHVGQLGFHGVCVFQQESRNESMVITVLDPGSRSNIELAKQKLGKRVFVGYPFLQEALVIRVSDELFDYLLPEGENHVVSIPHTEAQIDQWKKKADKIEGIYSRRLGTIIGPVESMVHVQLLKGLIKTDEGATIKEFADIPGQETDYALQLVVDEVINPDERFIERDALPIEKEFPEGSRAFFLGDFNYGRPVHITGHEDGKVNGLIAAIKGREPEFGRDRAREAERLCPYMPSFAIARSLRLNPLVLAKITSSFSVDIEGQRVNLGLNLKFEARKQKVLGYSRRGESGWEFSPKAVDLLQQYMIKFPEFIAGIQRNPQKDRYQPTDFYPEDVALVKMKEIRDWLKAMEAKNFERVPLEAEQLDSDVVKLIEQDADRLVQSQPPMQPKKIRGVPRSALLRPSDVEQRLQNQTFKLGDRVVYAQDSGKVPIATRGTVVGLTRTPRAMLLDVVFDVSFMSGTTLGDRCSPFRGQTVLASSVLNVSYRQLLASTRAAASQQAQSQPSPLTVAGYGAPLGPNGLGQLKEAAAPPPLTNSYRGVVSGLSNTRGNSASHRGRGGRGAANGGSPQTTLPIRPHPSSGDGAEQRGGRGRGGMYRTRAGYVSVDNSNPEAGVVRNNPHFRPKNYSQVPPPKALNRGGGRGGGRGGRGGFHGPDRGSGSRGRGSHRGRGAATISTK